The Morganella morganii sequence CTATTAAAATCTTCACATAAACTGACAGGCGCCACCGGTAAACTACTTACTATGAAAATATTCATTCACGCTTTATTCAGCTGTGCCCTGCTGCTTTCCCTGCCCGCGAAAGCGCTGACGCCGTCACAGGCTGAAGACCTCGCCGGACTGACTGCGGTTTTTATTTATCTGAAAAATGATTGCGGCTACGGGGATTTACCGAATGCCCGTATCGAAAAAGCGATCTTACTGTTTGCCAAAAGTAACCGCTGGGATATGAGCAATTATGATACCCGGCAGATGGCGGAAATGAATAAAGATAACTATTTCGACATCAAACATATAAAGCTGCCGGAAAACTACAAATGCACCGCACTGGCCCGTGATTCACTGCCGTTGCTTGCCTATGTGAAATAATTTACCTGCAACCGAATCGGTTAAGCGGTAAAAAAACAGCCGGGGAGCGGATTTCTGTATGAATATCCTCGATTATCACCCGCTATATTGATATAACCTCTGTCAATAATTGATCCCTTTCTGCTGATAATACGCTGTCCGGACATGATAAAAATAGCGCTCATCGATGACCATGTAGTTGTGCGATCCGGTTTCGCCCAGCTCCTGACACTGGAGCCGGATATTACCATCGCCGGACAATATGCCAGTGCGGCGGAAGCCTGGCCCGCACTGACCCGTCCGGATATTGATGTGGTGATCATGGATATTTCCATGCCGGATGAAAACGGATTACAGCTGCTCGCCCGCCTGCGGGAGCGCAAAACCGCCTTCCGAACCATCATTCTCAGTATTTATGATACCCCGGCCTTTGTGCAGAGTGCGCTGGACGCCGGTGCCAGTGCGTATCTCACCAAACGCTGCGGCCCGGAAGAGCTGGTTCAGGCGGTGCGTTCCGTGCATCAGGGTGGCTGCTATCTGTGTGCGGATGCCATGCGCGCGCTGCGTCAGTCACCACCGGAAAACCGGGCGCTGGAAGAGCTGACCCCGCGTGAACGTGAGGTGTTTGATCTGCTGGTGGCCGGGATGAGTGTGAGGGCGATTGCGGATAAACTCGAACTCAGCCATAAAACTGTGCATGTCCACCGCGCCAATGTGCTGGGCAAACTGCAGTGCGACAGCACGATCGATCTGGTTCATTTTGCCCTGGCGCACCACCTTATCGCGGGACAATAGGCCATGAGGCGCGGCGCTCGTCTGCTGTTACAGTCGGTATTTCTGCTGTTTACCTATTCCCTGACCTGGATTGGTCTGTGGATCATCGGTTTTTACCTCAGTCAGAACAGTGTGCTGTCAGCGTTTTTTCTGCCGGAAGGATTGCGGCTGGCGCTGATGATCCTGCTGTGGCGGCGCTTCTGGCCGACCCTGCTGCTGGCGGAGCTGCTGCTGAATATCTGGCTGGCACAGGAACAATTGCTGTCACAGCCGGTGATCCTGCTGTCGCCGCTGCTGAGTCTTATCACCGCCTTTATTATCCAGACCACCTGGTGGCGCTACACCCTTTACTGGCAGCGCCTGTTACTGCTGATCGCCGGTGTCGGTATCAACAGCCTGCTGCATACCCTGGTGTTCAGCCTGCTGACGCCGCTGAGTGTGACCCAGATTTTCCTCACCACGCTGACCGGCGGTATTCTGCTGACACCGTTTGTCTATCTGATCTATGAATATCTCCATGAACAGCATTTCCGCCTGATCCTGGATTACGGCACGCCGGATCCGCAGCTGCGCACGTCGCTGCTGATGTGGTGTTTTCTGTTCTGCCTGGCCGGGCTCAGCGCCCAGCTCTTTTTTACCCCGGAAATTGAACGCCTGCTGGTGCTGCTGGTATTTATCCCCAATGTCTTTATGGCCTACCGCTACGGCTGGCAGGGCGGCGTACTCTCTGCCCTGCTCGGCAGTCTGATTATCACCTTTGCCCGCCAGTTTAACGGCGCATTTGCCGATTTACAGGAATTGCAGATGTTTATGAGCACCCAGGCGCTGATTGGTATCGGCCTCGGGATTGCCATCAGCCGTCAGCAGCAACTGTCACGTAATTTACAGCGCTACCGCGAACGGCTGGAGCAGGAGTTACAGGCGCGGCGGGATCTGATGCAGCAGTTGGTGCATACGGAAGAGGATGTCAAAAAAGCGATTGCCCGCGAGCTGCATGATGAAATCGGCCAGAACATCACGGCAATTCAGATCCAGTCGATGCTGGTCAGAAAAACCGCGCCGGATCCGCAAAGCAGCCGTGCGGCAGCACAAATCAATGAACTGGCACAGAAAATTCATCAGTCCACCCGCCAGCTTTTACGGGAACTGCGTCCGCCGGTGCTGAGTGAAATGTCTCTTGAAAATGCACTGCGCCATCTGATTACGGAATTTGCGTTCGGGGAAAACGGCATTCAGTGCGAGTTTCATTATGAACTGAAACAGCCGCCGGAAAATGAAACTGTGCTGTTCACGCTTTACCGGCTTGTACAGGAATTGTTAAATAATATCAGTAAGCATGCCGGAGCCACCCACATCCTCATCATACTGAGACAGCAACGTGACACGATACAGCTCCATGTCTCTGATAACGGTATCGGTATCCCGGAGAGCAAACGCCGCGGCGGCTTTGGTCTGCGCGGTATTGAGGAACGGGTCAGGGCACTCGGCGGCGACTGGACACTGACCACCACCGGCGGGACCCGGATTATTGTTAACCTGCCCACATTTTCTGATGAAAATCACGAAAACTAAGACTTATTCCTAGTCATCTACTACCTTCTCTCATCCTTTTTATTGACAGATTGATTACATTTGCAGCCTGAACGGGACATAACGTAATGGCCGGAAAACAGACCAAAACCATGGATAAAACCTATCGATTCTGGCGCAATAAACTGATGTTATCGATGATAATCGGTTACGCCACGTTTTATCTGACCCGCAAGAGCTTTAACTTTGTGATGCCGGTGATGCAGACAGAACTGCATCTCGATAAAAGCGATATCGGCCTGATAGCGACCGCATTTTACCTGAGTTACGGCATCTCAAAATTTGTATCGGGGATTTTCCACGATATCACCGGTTACCGCTGGTTTATGGGCGCCGGGCTGTTTATGACCGGCGTGCTGAATATTGTCTTTGCCTGGTGCCTGTCATTTCCTGCCCTGCTGATTGTCTGGACACTGAACGGGTTTTTCCAGGGCTGGGGCTGGCCGCCGTGCGCGCGCATCCTGACACACTGGTATTCGCGCAATGAACGCGGCTTCTGGTGGGGATTGTGGAATATCTCCATCAGCCTCGGCGGCATTACCCTGCCGCTGCTGACCGCCTGGCTGGCAACCCGTTACAGCTGGCAGACCGCCCTGATAGTGCCGGGCATTATCGGGATGGTGACCGGCCTGTGGCTGTGCAGCCGGTTACACGGCACGCCACAGGAGGAAGGATTACCGACTGTCGGACAATGGCGGCATGACCCGTCAGAACTGCGTCAGGAGCAGTTATCCCCGCCGCTGCCGATGCGGGTGATCCTGAAAGAGACAATTTTATGTAACCGGATGATCTGGTTACTCGGTTTCTCCTACATTCTCGTTTATCTCATCCGGATGGCGATCAATGACTGGGGAAACCTGTGGTTATCCGAAACACACGGCAGCAATCTGCTCAGTGCCAATGCCACATTGTCACTGTTTGAACTGGGCGGTTTGCTGGGTGCGGTCTGTGCGGGCTGGGGGTCGGATATTTTATTCCGTGGTCAGCGCGCCCCGATGATTCTGCTGTTTTCCCTCGGCCTGTTTATTGCTGTCAGCGCCCTGTGGTTAATACCGATTCATCACTACGGACTGCTGGCGGCGTGTTTCTTCAGTACCGGCTTTTTTGTATTCGGGCCGCAAATGTTAATCGGACTGGCGGCGACAGAATATTGCCATAAAAAAGCCGCCGGTACGGTAACGGGTTACCTTGGTCTTTACGCCTACTTAGGGGCGGCAATGGCCGGGTGGCCGCTCGCGCAGGTCATGGCACATTACGGCTGGCAGGGCATGTTTACCCTGCTGACCAGTGCCGCGGCACTGACGGGATTACTGCTGATGCCGCTGCTGATAGCTAATGTCAGCAAGCGGGAACATCTGGCAGGCTCTGTTTCACTCTCCGATGACAGAACCCTATAATAAGGAATGAACTGATAATGAAACTCAAGACCCTCTCTGCTCTCGCTGCCGCCGGTTTATCACTGGCTGCTGTTACCACATCCGCTAATGCCGCCGGTCGTCTGGTGGTTTACTGCAGCGCGACCAACGCCATGTGTGAAGCTGAAACACAGGCTTTCGCCAAAAAATACGATGTGAAAACCACATTTGTCCGTAACGGTTCCGGCAGCACCCTGGCCAAGATCGAAGCGGAAAAACGTAACCCGCAGGCTGACGTCTGGTACGGCGGTACATTAGATCCGCATTCACAGGCGGGTGAGATGGATCTGCTGGAGGCGTACAAATCCCCGAATTTAGATCAGATCATGCCGCAGTTCCGTGATCCGGCCAAACGCAAAGGCAACTACTCTTCTGCGGTTTATGTCGGCATCTTAGGTTTCGGTGTGAACAAAGATCGTCTGAAAGAGAAAGGCCTGCCAATCCCGACCTGCTGGAAAGATCTGACCAAGCCGGAATACAAAGGTGAAATCCAGATTGCTGACCCGCAGAGCTCCGGTACGGCTTACACTGCGCTGGCGACATTTGACCAGCTGTGGGGCACCGATCAGGCATTCGATTACCTGAAAAAACTCAACAGCAATATCTCCCAGTACACCAAATCCGGTATTGCCCCTGCGCGTAACGCCGCCCGTGGTGAATCCGCTATCGGTATCGGCTTCCTGCACGACTATTCCCTGGAAGTGGAAAACGGTGCACCGCTGGAGTTAATTTCCCCGTGTGAAGGAACCGGTTATGAAATCGGTGGTATCAGTATCCTGAAAAATGCCCGTAACATGGACAACGCCAAACTGTTCGTGGATTTCGTGCTGTCCAAAGAAGCCCAGGAAATCAGCTGGAAAGAGGGTAAATCTTACCAGATCCTGACCAATACCACGGCTGAATCCTCACCAATGTCACTGAAACTCTCTGATCTGAAACTGATCAACTACGATATGGATAAATACGGTGATGCTGAAACCCGTAAGAATCTGATCAACAAGTGGGTCACCGAAGTCAAAATGAGTAAGTAATGTTGTCTGCCGCGCGGTGTTCTGCCGCGCGGTCTTGTTTTTATTATAATAATTATATTGTCTTGTCTCATTCTCCTGAATGAAGACGGGCAAGGGAGATTCTTTAATGTCTGAAACCCTGACTCTGCCTTCAAAACAGGGACGGGATTCCATCTTCTTATGGCTGCTGATCGCGTGGCTGGGCTTTGCCCTGCTGCCGTCCTGGAGCCTGGATTATGGTTTAACCGACTCCACATCAGATGAAATTCTTGCCGCTTACGGCTGGCACGGGCTGAATGTCAGCTGGCTCTGGTATCTGCTGCCGTCAGTACTGTTTTTCCGCTCACTGACACCGGCTTCCCGCGACCAGCGCGGACGTCACTATACCGATATTGCGATCGCCGTTCTGACGGCAGTGGTGGCGGTTGTCAGCGCCGTATGGGAAGGGAAAGGTCTCGGCTATTCCGCCATTGTGCTGTTTATCTCGCTCGGCATGATTATGACCCTCGCCCTCAAACGCCTGGAGTGGCTGGGCGGCGACCAGTTTGTTATCGGCTCACTGATTGCGGTGGTCGGGCTGATTGCGCTGTTTATTGTATTCCCGAGTATCGCGATTTTTATCCCGATGTTCACCGACAATAACGGGGATTTCGCGCCGTTCGCATTTGTATCGATTCTCACACAGTCCCATATTGTGCAGGTCATCTGGAACTCCGTGATACTCTCACTGGCAGTCGGTGCGGGCTGTACCTTCTTCGGTCTGATTCTGGCGATTTATACCAGCCGTATCGCAAAACGTTCGGCAATTATCGGCCGTGTGTTCTCCATCCTGCCGATTGTCACCCCGCCGTTTATTGTCGGCCTGGGTGTCACCCTGATGATGGGACGTTCCGGTTATGTGACCGAATTCCTCGCCACGTATGCGGGGCTGGAAAACACCAACTGGCTGTACGGCTTTACCGGGATCTGGCTGGCCCAGGTGCTCGCCTTTACGCCGATGTCCTTTATGATCCTCGACGGTGCCATCAAAACCATTCACCCGTCGCTGGAAGAAGCGTCTTACACCCTGCGCGCCAACCGTTTCCAGACGTTCTTCAACGTCTTTATGCCGCTGCTGAAACCGGCGCTGGCTAACGCCTTCCTGATTGTGATTGTACAGTCACTGGCAGACTTCAGTAACCCGCTGGTCCTCGGCGGTAACTTTGACGTGCTTGCCACCCAGATTTACTTCTATATCACCGGCTCCCAGCTCGATTATCAGGCGGCCAGTACCCTCGGCGCCTCCCTGCTGGTCTTCTCGCTGCTGGTCTTCTGTGTGCAGTATATGTGGATCGGCAAACGTTCTTATGTCACGGTGTCCGGTAAATCTTACCGCGGTGATGTACAGCCGCTGCCTGCCGCGCTGGTTGCGTTTGTCACCACCTTCCTCACCATCTGGGTTGTCTTCAACCTGGTACTGTACGGCAGCATCTTCTACGGCAGCTTTACCGTGAACTGGGGCGTGGATTACACCTTAACCCTGGATAACTTTATCAAGCTGTTCGGTCAGGGCATGAATGACGGCGCATGGCCTTCACTGCTCGATACCCTGCTCTACGCCGGGATTGCCGCACCAATCACCGCCGTGCTCGGCCTGCTGATCGCCTACATTGTGGTGCGCCAGGAATTCCGCGGCAAAAAGACCATCGAATTTACCACGATGCTCTGCTTCGCGGTGCCGGGAACCGTGGCGGGTGTGTCTTACATCCTCGCCTTTAACGATTCTCCGTTCTATTTAACCGGGACGGCGGCAATCGTGATTATCTCCATGACGATGCGAAATGTGCCGGTCGGGATCCGCGCCGGTATCGCCGGTCTGGGGCAAATCGACAAATCCCTGGACGAGGCGTCACTCAGCCTGCGTGCCGGTTCGATGCGGACAATCTTCCACATCCTGCTGCCGCTGCTGCGTCCGGCAATTCTGTCGGCACTGATTTACAGCTTTGTCCGCGCCATCACCACGGTCAGTGCCATTGTGTTCCTCGTGACACCAGACACCCGTGTGGCAACCGCCTATATTCTGAACCGCGTGGAAGACGGCGAGTACGGCGTGGCCATTGCCTATGGCTCAATCCTGATCGTCGTGATGCTGGCGATTATTTTCCTGTTCGACTTTTTGATTGGCGAAGCCCGTGTTTCACGTTCCAAAGCCAAAAATGCACAGTAATCATGGAGTAACCGACATGACACAACAAAGTTTTGTTGAATTAAAAAATGTGACTAAACGCTTTGGCACCAACACGGTCATCGACGATTTAAGTCTTTCTATTCCGGCGGGCAGCATGGTCACCCTGCTCGGCCCGTCCGGCTGCGGAAAAACCACCGTGCTGCGTCTGGTGGCGGGGCTGGAAAAACCGACCGAAGGTAAGATGTTCATTGACGGCGAAGATGTCACAGACCGTTCCATCCAGCAGCGTGATATCTGTATGGTGTTCCAGTCTTACGCGCTGTTCCCGCATATGTCCCTCGGCGATAACGTCGGTTACGGGCTGAAAATGCTGGGCCGCCCGAAAGCGGAAGTGAAAGAGCGGGTGGAGGAAGCACTGGAGCTGGTGGATCTGGCCGGATTCGCGGATCGCTTTGTCGATCAGATCTCCGGTGGTCAGCAGCAGCGTGTTGCACTGGCCCGTGCCCTGATCCTCAAACCGAAAGTGCTGTTATTTGATGAGCCACTGAGTA is a genomic window containing:
- a CDS encoding YacC family pilotin-like protein; the encoded protein is MKIFIHALFSCALLLSLPAKALTPSQAEDLAGLTAVFIYLKNDCGYGDLPNARIEKAILLFAKSNRWDMSNYDTRQMAEMNKDNYFDIKHIKLPENYKCTALARDSLPLLAYVK
- a CDS encoding MASE1 domain-containing sensor histidine kinase, which translates into the protein MRRGARLLLQSVFLLFTYSLTWIGLWIIGFYLSQNSVLSAFFLPEGLRLALMILLWRRFWPTLLLAELLLNIWLAQEQLLSQPVILLSPLLSLITAFIIQTTWWRYTLYWQRLLLLIAGVGINSLLHTLVFSLLTPLSVTQIFLTTLTGGILLTPFVYLIYEYLHEQHFRLILDYGTPDPQLRTSLLMWCFLFCLAGLSAQLFFTPEIERLLVLLVFIPNVFMAYRYGWQGGVLSALLGSLIITFARQFNGAFADLQELQMFMSTQALIGIGLGIAISRQQQLSRNLQRYRERLEQELQARRDLMQQLVHTEEDVKKAIARELHDEIGQNITAIQIQSMLVRKTAPDPQSSRAAAQINELAQKIHQSTRQLLRELRPPVLSEMSLENALRHLITEFAFGENGIQCEFHYELKQPPENETVLFTLYRLVQELLNNISKHAGATHILIILRQQRDTIQLHVSDNGIGIPESKRRGGFGLRGIEERVRALGGDWTLTTTGGTRIIVNLPTFSDENHEN
- a CDS encoding response regulator transcription factor, with translation MIKIALIDDHVVVRSGFAQLLTLEPDITIAGQYASAAEAWPALTRPDIDVVIMDISMPDENGLQLLARLRERKTAFRTIILSIYDTPAFVQSALDAGASAYLTKRCGPEELVQAVRSVHQGGCYLCADAMRALRQSPPENRALEELTPREREVFDLLVAGMSVRAIADKLELSHKTVHVHRANVLGKLQCDSTIDLVHFALAHHLIAGQ
- a CDS encoding ABC transporter substrate-binding protein; its protein translation is MKLKTLSALAAAGLSLAAVTTSANAAGRLVVYCSATNAMCEAETQAFAKKYDVKTTFVRNGSGSTLAKIEAEKRNPQADVWYGGTLDPHSQAGEMDLLEAYKSPNLDQIMPQFRDPAKRKGNYSSAVYVGILGFGVNKDRLKEKGLPIPTCWKDLTKPEYKGEIQIADPQSSGTAYTALATFDQLWGTDQAFDYLKKLNSNISQYTKSGIAPARNAARGESAIGIGFLHDYSLEVENGAPLELISPCEGTGYEIGGISILKNARNMDNAKLFVDFVLSKEAQEISWKEGKSYQILTNTTAESSPMSLKLSDLKLINYDMDKYGDAETRKNLINKWVTEVKMSK
- a CDS encoding ABC transporter permease, with the protein product MSETLTLPSKQGRDSIFLWLLIAWLGFALLPSWSLDYGLTDSTSDEILAAYGWHGLNVSWLWYLLPSVLFFRSLTPASRDQRGRHYTDIAIAVLTAVVAVVSAVWEGKGLGYSAIVLFISLGMIMTLALKRLEWLGGDQFVIGSLIAVVGLIALFIVFPSIAIFIPMFTDNNGDFAPFAFVSILTQSHIVQVIWNSVILSLAVGAGCTFFGLILAIYTSRIAKRSAIIGRVFSILPIVTPPFIVGLGVTLMMGRSGYVTEFLATYAGLENTNWLYGFTGIWLAQVLAFTPMSFMILDGAIKTIHPSLEEASYTLRANRFQTFFNVFMPLLKPALANAFLIVIVQSLADFSNPLVLGGNFDVLATQIYFYITGSQLDYQAASTLGASLLVFSLLVFCVQYMWIGKRSYVTVSGKSYRGDVQPLPAALVAFVTTFLTIWVVFNLVLYGSIFYGSFTVNWGVDYTLTLDNFIKLFGQGMNDGAWPSLLDTLLYAGIAAPITAVLGLLIAYIVVRQEFRGKKTIEFTTMLCFAVPGTVAGVSYILAFNDSPFYLTGTAAIVIISMTMRNVPVGIRAGIAGLGQIDKSLDEASLSLRAGSMRTIFHILLPLLRPAILSALIYSFVRAITTVSAIVFLVTPDTRVATAYILNRVEDGEYGVAIAYGSILIVVMLAIIFLFDFLIGEARVSRSKAKNAQ
- the uhpC gene encoding MFS transporter family glucose-6-phosphate receptor UhpC — encoded protein: MAGKQTKTMDKTYRFWRNKLMLSMIIGYATFYLTRKSFNFVMPVMQTELHLDKSDIGLIATAFYLSYGISKFVSGIFHDITGYRWFMGAGLFMTGVLNIVFAWCLSFPALLIVWTLNGFFQGWGWPPCARILTHWYSRNERGFWWGLWNISISLGGITLPLLTAWLATRYSWQTALIVPGIIGMVTGLWLCSRLHGTPQEEGLPTVGQWRHDPSELRQEQLSPPLPMRVILKETILCNRMIWLLGFSYILVYLIRMAINDWGNLWLSETHGSNLLSANATLSLFELGGLLGAVCAGWGSDILFRGQRAPMILLFSLGLFIAVSALWLIPIHHYGLLAACFFSTGFFVFGPQMLIGLAATEYCHKKAAGTVTGYLGLYAYLGAAMAGWPLAQVMAHYGWQGMFTLLTSAAALTGLLLMPLLIANVSKREHLAGSVSLSDDRTL